TTCCAGCGGCGCAACAATTCGCTCCGAACGCTGGCGTACTTCGCGAAATTGTCGCATCAAGGATTCAAGACGGGTGTCGACGTCGGTACTCATCGCGGCTGGCTCCAAGCTGTTTCGTTGTACGAAAGAGATTTTACCCGCCAATTTAAGGCATATTCCGTACCAAAACGAACAGACATCGCCGACTTGGCGGACAAAGAGAGAAGCCCAGGGGAATTCGCAATTAGCTTTCCGGCTCCAAATAGAGATCGCGAATGGGAATCGAGCGAAATCGAGAAGAAACCTTGCCTCCTCCGCCGACGTAATAAGTCATCAGCAAGCGGCCCTTCCAGAACAAGACGCTGGTATAGGCGTACCCGTAACCTTTCTCCGCTTCCACATTGCGGCGCAATCGCCAGGTCTTCCCTTCGTCAGAACTAATCGCCAGCGTCAGCGGATTGCGTGCTCCGCCGTGATGATGCCCTTTTTCCAGGTTATCATTCCAGATCAGCAACAGATCGCCGGTCGAGGGAATTCGCCGAATCGTCGCCGGCGCTTCCGGGCCTGGCACTCCGAGCGATTGCGGCTCGCTCCAAGTTTCGCCGCCATCTAGCGAGATCGATTGCGCGATGTGCCCTAGCTGATTGCGAAAAATCATCATCACCCGATTACCGTCGATTTCCACCACTTCCGGCTCCATCGCGCCGCGCTTGGGATAGTCGACGCTTTCCTGGCCTAGCCGCCAGGTTTCTCCCCCATCATCCGAGAGACAGCATTGGCAAACGAAATGATTGACTCGCTGTACGTCTTCGGTCGACGCCAAGGGAACGATTAAACGCCCCGTCGACAGACGCGTGACACGATCGTTATTGAGGATGTGATAGCCTAAATGCGGAGAAACGCGGATCGGATCACCGAACGTACGACAGTCGTCATCTGAGATGCGTAACATCACCCGGATGTCGCTGTACGAATTTTTGTTGAGATAGAACATGCCGATCGGGCGATGCCGTTCTGTCGGCGGCGCAAGATGGCGGAGCGTCACGGACATCACGTTGAGGCTCCCCGTGTTCGGTTGCAGCACCTGCTTCTCGCCCCAAGTCAAACCGCCGTCGTTCGATCGCCGTGCGACGATCTGCGCATCAGCATGATCTGAAGATTTGCGAAATTCGGTCACCGCATATAACAATACGTCATCGTTGAGGCCGATGACCGAACCTTCGCTATAACGCGGAAATTCGGGAGTCGCCGGAAAAACATTACGGGCAAAGTTCGCCGTCTGGTCGCTTGCCGCGGCGTCGTTGCGGTGCGCTAGTTTCAAAATCGCCTGAGCTGTGAGAATCGCCGTCCCTTCGTCGGGGTCGGCAAGCAAGCGAATCAATTCAGGCCGAGCGGTTGCAATTCCGGCTTCGCCGATAAACTTGATCGCGTCACTGCGCACCAGCGGATCGGAGTCTTGCAGAAAGTTGGGTAACGCACTACGCGCCGTCTCGTCGCCCAACAGCGCAAGAGCGGCGTCAAACGCCAACCGATCACGGACCGTACGAGCGTCTTGCTGGCGCATCTTCAACAGCGCCACGTCGTCCGTCTCTCCCAGACGCGCAAGCGCCCCCGCGGCAAGTCGGGCATCTGGCCATTCCGCTTGCTTGACGACTTCGCGCAGTTTTGCCGCCGCCTGAGGATTGCCCCATTGCGCTAATGCAGCGGCTGCCAGGATCGTTTGGGCGTTGACGTTTTGCAACTGATCGTAGCGTTTTCTTAAGATGCGTCCCTCGCCGATTTCATCGATCTGAAAGAGCGCGTCACAGGCGACAGCCTGGGTCTCCAATGCGACGTCGTCTTGCAACGCTTGCACGAGAATGGCGAGATACGAACGCTCGCCGGCACGCACTAATTCTCGAGCCAACTCACACTTGCGATCGCTCCCTTTTGTCTGCTTCAATTTCGGCGACAAAGCGGCGATCACTTCTTTTTGCTTACCAGCAGCAGTCAAACCTTCGGCGGCGTTCAACAAGTTGGCGAAACTCGAAGACTGAAGACCGCGTTGTAGAATCTCCAAACTACGTTGCTCTGGATTTTCCACCGCCGACGGTTCGTCTGCCAGGAGCGCCGAAGTAGCGAATAACATTGCGGCGCAAACGAACGGAGCGCTGCGGAACGTGTTGCTCCAGAGAAATCTTAAATTCTTCATCGGTACGCCAAATGAAAGAGATGGTGGTTGAGCCAACAGCGTCGCCATATTAACTTCGCCATCGAGAGGACGATTGGATTATTGAGGAACGTCGCAAGCCAGCGCTGCTCGAGAGATCGCCTGTTGCACGATCGGCAAGCTGCGAAACCGTTCTTGCTGGGGCGGCGAAAGCAACCGGAGCGGCTTGGGAGCCATTCGGCCCGGAATGCCGCGCAGATTGAGCAACTCGGAGGTCGTGGAAAAGATCGACGCATCGATCGATTGCATCGCCGCCAGCAACTCGTTGAATTGATTTTGAATTTGCGTGACGGCAAACCAGTCTTCGTTGCCGAGTGCGGTTTGCAGGTCGCGAATCCAGTGAGGCGCAAACCCGAAGACCCCGTCCAAATGCTCGCGGACGCCTGCTTTTAACAACACGTCCAGCATCGTCGGCTGCGCGATGATTACCCGAAATTGATCCGATTGCTGCTCCAGCAACGGGCGACTCTGGGCGAAGTGATCCGAACATTTGATTCCATGAATATTCGGGTGTTCGCTCAACGTTAGCACCGTACTAATCTCCAATTTCGTCCCGGTCAGGCGCGGAAGATCGTATAGGAAGAGCGGCTTTTTGCTGGCGTCCGCCAAGTCGGTGAAATAATCGACCAACTCGGCTTGGGTAAACTTCAAGAAGTAGGGGCTGATGATGACAAGCCCGTCGATCGGCAGATTCTCAACCGCACGAATTCGAGCCAAAGTGGTCGACGTACCGGTGTCGCCCACTCCCACCAACAATTCGGCTCGCGATCCGCTGATGCGAACGCTCTGGGCAACCAATTGCAGATACGCTTCCATCGACAGCATTTGCATGAACCCCATGGTTCCGGCGACTAATAGGCTGTCGATGCCGTTCTCTAGTTGATCCTCGATATGCGTTTCGAGGCCAGCGACGTCAATCGCGTCCTCTTCGTTGAGCGGGGTACAGAGCGCGGTGATGAACTTCGTAGCTTGCATGCGAACCCTGGCAATGAAAAGTAATCGGGAACTTAAAATGGTATGCGTTGACTCAAAGCCGTCGCATTCGACTGGGCATGTCGTTCGCGACGCAGCGAACGGATAACAACTTGCAGTAAGCCTCGGTCATTTGCCGTAGAACCAGTCGACGTCGATCCGCGCCAAGTGGACGCCGTCGTTGGCGTGGTAAGCGATCAAGGCCGTGCCGTCCTCCAAAAATTCAACGCATTGATAGCCAAAATCGTTTTCTGAATCTTGCACGATGTTCCGCTGATGAATGAATGTCTCACCTTCATCCTGGGAGATCGCGGTCGTCAGCGCCGAGCGGACCACCAGCTTAGGATTCGATTTCAGCGCAGAGCGTTCGCTGATCCAGACGAACAGCAAGTCTCCGGTCGAAGGAATCCGCCGCACCGTCGGCAGACCGGCGTACGGCATTTTTAACGCCGGGATCATTTCGCCTTTCGACCAGGTTTCGCCGCGATCGCTCGAGAAGGCTTTGACGGGATGCCCGCTGTAGGTTCGGGCAAACATCATCAGTCGGCCGTCGCGCAGTTCGACCGCATCCGGTTCTTGAACTTCGATTTTCGCCGACGCGTATAGGTCGACCACGTTTTTGCTGGGATACCAGCTATACCCCTGATCGTCCGAGTAAAATGTAAGGCCGACATACCCGTTGTGATCTTGCGAGCTGGGAAGATATTTTTTGTTGGCGGCGACGGCGATAATCCGGCCATCTTCCAGCATGAGCAACTTATCGTTGTGAATCAGCGTGTAGCCGGAATAAGGCGTCAGCGGAAATTGCTCGCCCCAAGTCGCACCATCGTCGGTGCTGCGTCGATAGAGAGTTCCCGCATAATAGGGCTTGGTCGGGTGAGTCGTGTAGTTATAGGACAACAGCAGATCGCCGTTGGTTAGTCGCAGCAAACTCGGATGGTTGAACCGGCCGGGGTCGGGCGCCACCGGCTGCGGGACCAAGATCTTCGCCTCGGTCCAGGTTCGTCCTTGATCGGTTGAACTCTTCGCGACGATGCCTCCCTCGGGGCCGTATTCCGTATAGCAAAACAGGAGCGAGCCATCTTTCCGCTGGATCATGTCTCCATTGATGCCGCGATACCCGCGAGGCTTATTCGGTTTGACGACCAGGTGGACGCTCTCGATCGTTTCCGTCGCTTGGATCGCAGCAGGAAGACCGAAATTCCAAGCTACAAGTCCGATCGCAACGATGATTATCAGCAACGGTTTCATGACAAAGCTCTCTGGCGGGTTGAGGTCTCAAAGCTGTTTCGAGCGGGACTGGCGAGCAACGCCAGCTATCCATTTGGCAGGACGACGCTGCGGCTAAACATGCGTCGGGTAGTCTTCTGGAAATTGGCGACGCTTGAACGAATAGGGGGAGCATTGATGAAACCAACCTCCATCAATTTCAATACAGGTTCCCGTGATGTAGGCCGAGTCGGGTCCCGCCAACGTGACGATGCTGCGAGCAATCTCCGCCGGCGTTCCGTAACGCTGAAGCGGGATCATCTGCTCCACCGCCTGACGAAGTTCCGCTGCAAGCGAATCGCCGTCGGCTGCAACGTATTGATCGTTTAAACGGGTGTCGATCGCGCCCAAGTTGACTGCCAGCACGCGCACGCCAGAAGGTCCATACAGCGTCGCCAACTCGTAGGTCAGCGCATCCAGACCTCCCTTGGCGGCGATGTAAGCGGGACTGACGCCGGCCGCGAACTTCGATTGAATGCTGGAAACGTTGACGATCACTCCTTGCCGGCGCGCTTCCATAAAGGGAGCGGCCGCTTGGGCGAGAAACGCCGGCGCGGTCAAACAAACGCGGATCGTTTTCTCCCACGATTCGCGGGAAATCGATTTCATGGTCGTCACGTCGCGCCAGGCCGCGTTGTTCACTAGGACGTCCATTCGCCCAAACTTTTCCAGACAATCGCGCACCGCCTGTTGGGCGAAGTCTAAATCACCGAGGTCGCCAATCGCGGTTGCGACCGATCGGCCTAGTTTTTCAATCGCTCTGACCGTGTCCGCCAACGCCGTAGCGTCGATATCTAACAGATAGCAGTCGTAACCACGCGCGGCGAACTCGAGCGAGGTCGCCGCGCCAATTCCGCCTGCGGCTCCGGTAATCAGTACGGTCGGCGCGTCAGTCATTCAGATCTCTTTTCCGTCTATGGATGCGATCGGTACGCGTCGGCCGAAAGTCTTAGAACTGCTCTAACACTTCGCCGCCGTTGCGCGTGGTGAGCCCCGATAGCAGCGTTTGATCGATTGTTTCCGGAAAGAACCGAACCGAGCCGTCCGCCAGGGCGAAATGAGCGCCGCCGGGATGGAAGCTCGAGAACCCTTGAGGGCGCCATTCGAAGGTTCCGCCGCCGGGAACCGTGAACGGGCCGTTGATCCCGGTGGACGTATCCAAGGTGTTGTAAACGGCGTAGGTGTTCGCGTTATACGTCGTTGTACTGCTGCTGGTCGCTTGATTCGGATCGCCTGTGACTTCGCCGACGAACAAAGTATTGGAAGTACCGTCGATGATGTCGCGAAAATTGGTTTTCGACAACGCGTAAAAGATTCCATTACCATCAGAACGGGGACGCAAACCCACGGTTCCCGAAGAATTGCAGCGCCAGTCGCGTGAATCGGCCACGCCGGCCATATCCGAGCGGGGAACTGACTCTACCCCCGCAGAAAAGGCCGGATTCACCATGGTGTCAGACTGCGGATTCGAGGCGCACAAGTAGACCGGAACCGGCCCCAATGCGATCTCCGGCTCATAATTCGCTTGCGTTTGAATTGGCGCCGCAACATTAAAGTTCACCGCATCGTAGCGCGCGTTTTGCTCGAGAAATGGCAACGTGTGAACGCCCCAGGAGAAGAAGTGCGTACCCGTAAAACCGCTGCAACCACCGCTGATTCCGCTTCCCAAGGGAAACGTCAGATGCGTGTCATGATAGTTATGCAACGCGAGTCCAACCTGCTTAAAATTCGCCGAACAAGACAATCGCCGCGCGGCCTCGCGCGCCTGCTGAACGGCCGGCAGCAACAGTGCAATCAGCACGCCGATGATGGCGATGACGACCAATAGCTCGACTAACGTAAAACCGTTGCGTCGAGATTTCGAGCTGTTTCTACAAAACATCGCGCGATCCCCTGGAATAAGAAATGAAATGAGAAAAGGTAGAATTGGAGGTTTAAAATTCCTGATAGCTTTCTTTAGTCGTGCGG
The nucleotide sequence above comes from Blastopirellula sp. J2-11. Encoded proteins:
- a CDS encoding exo-alpha-sialidase, whose product is MKNLRFLWSNTFRSAPFVCAAMLFATSALLADEPSAVENPEQRSLEILQRGLQSSSFANLLNAAEGLTAAGKQKEVIAALSPKLKQTKGSDRKCELARELVRAGERSYLAILVQALQDDVALETQAVACDALFQIDEIGEGRILRKRYDQLQNVNAQTILAAAALAQWGNPQAAAKLREVVKQAEWPDARLAAGALARLGETDDVALLKMRQQDARTVRDRLAFDAALALLGDETARSALPNFLQDSDPLVRSDAIKFIGEAGIATARPELIRLLADPDEGTAILTAQAILKLAHRNDAAASDQTANFARNVFPATPEFPRYSEGSVIGLNDDVLLYAVTEFRKSSDHADAQIVARRSNDGGLTWGEKQVLQPNTGSLNVMSVTLRHLAPPTERHRPIGMFYLNKNSYSDIRVMLRISDDDCRTFGDPIRVSPHLGYHILNNDRVTRLSTGRLIVPLASTEDVQRVNHFVCQCCLSDDGGETWRLGQESVDYPKRGAMEPEVVEIDGNRVMMIFRNQLGHIAQSISLDGGETWSEPQSLGVPGPEAPATIRRIPSTGDLLLIWNDNLEKGHHHGGARNPLTLAISSDEGKTWRLRRNVEAEKGYGYAYTSVLFWKGRLLMTYYVGGGGKVSSRFRSIPIRDLYLEPES
- a CDS encoding dihydrodipicolinate synthase family protein; its protein translation is MQATKFITALCTPLNEEDAIDVAGLETHIEDQLENGIDSLLVAGTMGFMQMLSMEAYLQLVAQSVRISGSRAELLVGVGDTGTSTTLARIRAVENLPIDGLVIISPYFLKFTQAELVDYFTDLADASKKPLFLYDLPRLTGTKLEISTVLTLSEHPNIHGIKCSDHFAQSRPLLEQQSDQFRVIIAQPTMLDVLLKAGVREHLDGVFGFAPHWIRDLQTALGNEDWFAVTQIQNQFNELLAAMQSIDASIFSTTSELLNLRGIPGRMAPKPLRLLSPPQQERFRSLPIVQQAISRAALACDVPQ
- a CDS encoding sialidase family protein, producing the protein MKPLLIIIVAIGLVAWNFGLPAAIQATETIESVHLVVKPNKPRGYRGINGDMIQRKDGSLLFCYTEYGPEGGIVAKSSTDQGRTWTEAKILVPQPVAPDPGRFNHPSLLRLTNGDLLLSYNYTTHPTKPYYAGTLYRRSTDDGATWGEQFPLTPYSGYTLIHNDKLLMLEDGRIIAVAANKKYLPSSQDHNGYVGLTFYSDDQGYSWYPSKNVVDLYASAKIEVQEPDAVELRDGRLMMFARTYSGHPVKAFSSDRGETWSKGEMIPALKMPYAGLPTVRRIPSTGDLLFVWISERSALKSNPKLVVRSALTTAISQDEGETFIHQRNIVQDSENDFGYQCVEFLEDGTALIAYHANDGVHLARIDVDWFYGK
- a CDS encoding SDR family NAD(P)-dependent oxidoreductase; translated protein: MTDAPTVLITGAAGGIGAATSLEFAARGYDCYLLDIDATALADTVRAIEKLGRSVATAIGDLGDLDFAQQAVRDCLEKFGRMDVLVNNAAWRDVTTMKSISRESWEKTIRVCLTAPAFLAQAAAPFMEARRQGVIVNVSSIQSKFAAGVSPAYIAAKGGLDALTYELATLYGPSGVRVLAVNLGAIDTRLNDQYVAADGDSLAAELRQAVEQMIPLQRYGTPAEIARSIVTLAGPDSAYITGTCIEIDGGWFHQCSPYSFKRRQFPEDYPTHV
- a CDS encoding DUF1559 domain-containing protein — its product is MFCRNSSKSRRNGFTLVELLVVIAIIGVLIALLLPAVQQAREAARRLSCSANFKQVGLALHNYHDTHLTFPLGSGISGGCSGFTGTHFFSWGVHTLPFLEQNARYDAVNFNVAAPIQTQANYEPEIALGPVPVYLCASNPQSDTMVNPAFSAGVESVPRSDMAGVADSRDWRCNSSGTVGLRPRSDGNGIFYALSKTNFRDIIDGTSNTLFVGEVTGDPNQATSSSTTTYNANTYAVYNTLDTSTGINGPFTVPGGGTFEWRPQGFSSFHPGGAHFALADGSVRFFPETIDQTLLSGLTTRNGGEVLEQF